In the genome of Monodelphis domestica isolate mMonDom1 chromosome 2, mMonDom1.pri, whole genome shotgun sequence, one region contains:
- the LOC100027389 gene encoding gastricsin-like isoform X1: MMQEKMSLKAVISCEKKNNSSFLGVLTGPETLFPGEADKESPDWTDTWVPLKRFKSMKQVMKEKGVWQDFQKSHKMDPATKYFNQFAAGYEPLANYMDMSYYGEISIGTPPQNFLVLFDTGSSNLWVPSIYCQSQACTNHPQFNPSQSSTYSSNGQTFSLQYGTGSLTGVFGYDTVTIQGISITNQEFGLSETEPGTNFVYAQFDGILGLAYPAISSGGATTVMQGFLQENLLNSPVFAFYLSGNENSNNGGEVVFGGVDTSMYTGDIYWAPVTEEAYWQIAINGFSIGGQATGWCSGGCQAIVDTGTSLLTAPQQIFSELMQYIGAQQDENGSYLVSCSNTQSMPTITFNINGVDFPLPPSAYVLPSNSNYCEVGIMPTYLPSQNGQPLWILGDVFLRNYYSVYDLGNNRVGFANLA; encoded by the exons atgatgcaagagaaaatgtctttaaaagctGTTATTTCctgtgagaaaaaaaataattcttcattccttggagtgttgactggacctgagaccctgtttcctggtgaggctgataaagaatctcctgactggactgacacatg GGTCCCTCTGAAGAGGTTCAAGTCCATGAAGCAGGTGATGAAGGAGAAAGGCGTGTGGCAAGACTTCCAGAAGAGCCACAAAATGGACCCTGCCACCAAGTACTTCAACCAGTTTGCTGCTGGCTATGAGCCCCTGGCCAACTACATGGAT ATGTCCTACTATGGGGAGATCAGCATCGGGACCCCACCCCAGAACTTCCTGGTGCTCTTTGACACTGGCTCCTCCAACCTGTGGGTGCCCTCCATCTACTGCCAGAGCCAGGCCTGCA CCAATCACCCCCAGTTCAACCCCAGCCAGTCTTCCACCTACTCCAGCAATGGACAGACCTTCTCCCTGCAGTATGGAACAGGCAGCCTCACTGGAGTCTTTGGTTATGACACTGTGACA ATCCAAGGCATCTCCATCACCAACCAGGAATTTGGCCTGAGTGAGACTGAACCTGGCACCAACTTTGTGTATGCCCAGTTTGATGGGATCCTGGGTCTGGCCTATCCTGCCATCAGCTCTGGTGGGGCCACCACTGTCATGCAGGGCTTCCTGCAAGAGAATCTGCTCAATTCCCCTGTCTTTGCCTTCTACCTTAGTGG CAATGAGAATTCCAACAATGGTGGTGAAGTTGTTTTTGGAGGAGTGGACACCAGCATGTACACTGGAGATATCTACTGGGCTCCTGTGACCGAAGAAGCTTACTGGCAGATCGCCATTAATGG GTTCTCCATTGGGGGCCAGGCTACTGGCTGGTGCTCTGGAGGTTGCCAGGCTATTGTGGACACTGGCACTTCCCTCCTCACTGCCCCCCAGCAGATCTTCTCTGAGCTGATGCAGTACATTGGAGCCCAGCAGGATGAAAATGGATCT TACTTGGTCAGTTGCAGCAATACTCAGAGCATGCCCACCATCACCTTCAACATCAATGGTGTGGACTTCCCTCTACCTCCCTCTGCCTATGTCCTTCCG AGCAACAGCAATTACTGTGAGGTGGGGATCATGCCCACTTATCTGCCTTCCCAGAATGGACAGCCCCTCTGGATCCTTGGTGATGTTTTCCTCAGAAACTATTACTCTGTTTATGACCTTGGCAACAACAGAGTGGGTTTTGCCAACCTGGCCTAA
- the LOC100027389 gene encoding gastricsin-like isoform X2, which produces MMKWLIIALVCLQLAEAHIIKVPLKRFKSMKQVMKEKGVWQDFQKSHKMDPATKYFNQFAAGYEPLANYMDMSYYGEISIGTPPQNFLVLFDTGSSNLWVPSIYCQSQACTNHPQFNPSQSSTYSSNGQTFSLQYGTGSLTGVFGYDTVTIQGISITNQEFGLSETEPGTNFVYAQFDGILGLAYPAISSGGATTVMQGFLQENLLNSPVFAFYLSGNENSNNGGEVVFGGVDTSMYTGDIYWAPVTEEAYWQIAINGFSIGGQATGWCSGGCQAIVDTGTSLLTAPQQIFSELMQYIGAQQDENGSYLVSCSNTQSMPTITFNINGVDFPLPPSAYVLPSNSNYCEVGIMPTYLPSQNGQPLWILGDVFLRNYYSVYDLGNNRVGFANLA; this is translated from the exons ATGATGAAGTGGCTAATTATTGCCCTTGTCTGCCTCCAACTTGCAGAGGCACATATCATCAA GGTCCCTCTGAAGAGGTTCAAGTCCATGAAGCAGGTGATGAAGGAGAAAGGCGTGTGGCAAGACTTCCAGAAGAGCCACAAAATGGACCCTGCCACCAAGTACTTCAACCAGTTTGCTGCTGGCTATGAGCCCCTGGCCAACTACATGGAT ATGTCCTACTATGGGGAGATCAGCATCGGGACCCCACCCCAGAACTTCCTGGTGCTCTTTGACACTGGCTCCTCCAACCTGTGGGTGCCCTCCATCTACTGCCAGAGCCAGGCCTGCA CCAATCACCCCCAGTTCAACCCCAGCCAGTCTTCCACCTACTCCAGCAATGGACAGACCTTCTCCCTGCAGTATGGAACAGGCAGCCTCACTGGAGTCTTTGGTTATGACACTGTGACA ATCCAAGGCATCTCCATCACCAACCAGGAATTTGGCCTGAGTGAGACTGAACCTGGCACCAACTTTGTGTATGCCCAGTTTGATGGGATCCTGGGTCTGGCCTATCCTGCCATCAGCTCTGGTGGGGCCACCACTGTCATGCAGGGCTTCCTGCAAGAGAATCTGCTCAATTCCCCTGTCTTTGCCTTCTACCTTAGTGG CAATGAGAATTCCAACAATGGTGGTGAAGTTGTTTTTGGAGGAGTGGACACCAGCATGTACACTGGAGATATCTACTGGGCTCCTGTGACCGAAGAAGCTTACTGGCAGATCGCCATTAATGG GTTCTCCATTGGGGGCCAGGCTACTGGCTGGTGCTCTGGAGGTTGCCAGGCTATTGTGGACACTGGCACTTCCCTCCTCACTGCCCCCCAGCAGATCTTCTCTGAGCTGATGCAGTACATTGGAGCCCAGCAGGATGAAAATGGATCT TACTTGGTCAGTTGCAGCAATACTCAGAGCATGCCCACCATCACCTTCAACATCAATGGTGTGGACTTCCCTCTACCTCCCTCTGCCTATGTCCTTCCG AGCAACAGCAATTACTGTGAGGTGGGGATCATGCCCACTTATCTGCCTTCCCAGAATGGACAGCCCCTCTGGATCCTTGGTGATGTTTTCCTCAGAAACTATTACTCTGTTTATGACCTTGGCAACAACAGAGTGGGTTTTGCCAACCTGGCCTAA